From Coturnix japonica isolate 7356 chromosome 1, Coturnix japonica 2.1, whole genome shotgun sequence, the proteins below share one genomic window:
- the LOC107308550 gene encoding leucine-rich repeat-containing protein 51-like, translating to MPSHPLPPELVPPLDFSFQPLQSLQDLCPDAAPSPTVAVRFPYTGLRSLAGLHPTLQRLLLHPARLRWLDLACNRLSCIEPVLSTLLGLQSLNLHGNNIRDLSEVQKLRPLSELRRLTLNGNPMEEEPGYRRYVLAALPQLNSLDFSAVTEQERRDAAVWGRAQGRNRPHREQ from the exons ATGCCGTCCCACCCGCTGCCCCCAGAGCTCGTCCCCCCCCTCGACTTCTCCTTCCAGCCCCTTCAGTCCCTGCAGG ATCTGTGTCCCGACGCCGCCCCATCTCCCACCGTCGCCGTCCGGTTCCCGTACACGGGGCTCCGTTCCCTGGCCGGGCTCCATCCCACGTTACAGCGGCTGCTGTTACACCCCGCCCGGCTGCGGTGGCTCGACCTGGCGTGTAACCGGCTGAGCTGCATCGAGCCC gtgCTGAGCACCCTGTTGGGGCTGCAGAGCCTGAACCTGCACGGGAACAACATCCGGGACCTGAGCGAGGTGCAGAAACTGCGGCCACTGAGTGAACTGCGGCGCCTGACCCTGAACGGGAACCCGATGGAGGAGGAGCCGGGGTACAG acGCTACGTTCTGGCCGCGCTGCCCCAGTTGAACTCGCTGGATTTCAGTGCGGTGACGGAGCAGGAACGAAGGGACGCGGCTGTTTGGGGGCGGGCACAGGGCAGGAACCGGCCCCATAGAGAACAATAG